In Thalassotalea fonticola, a single genomic region encodes these proteins:
- the glnA gene encoding glutamate--ammonia ligase, whose amino-acid sequence MSQAVLDLIKDNDVKFVDLRFTDSKGKEQHVSIPHHQVDEDFFEDGKMFDGSSIEGWKGINESDMVMMPDASTAVLDPFTEEATLNLRCDIVEPATMQGYSRDPRSVANRAEEYMRSTGIADTVLIGPEPEFFVFDDVRFHTDMSGSFYKIDDKEASWNSGTEYEEGNMGHRPGVKGGYFPTSPVDSSQDLRSAMCLVMEEMGLVVEAHHHEVATAGQNEIACRFNTMVKKADEVQIYKYVVHNVAHAYGKTATFMPKPLVGDNGTGMHVHQSLAKDGVNLFSGDQYGGLSQDALYYIGGIIKHAKALNAFTNASTNSYKRLVPGFEAPVMLAYSARNRSASIRIPIVPSPKAMRIEVRFPDPTANPYLAFTAMLMAGLDGIKNKIHPGDAMDKDLYDLPAEEALAIPQVCSSFEEALDSLEADNEFLTAGGVMDIDMINAYIALKREEVELLNSTTHPVEFDMYYSV is encoded by the coding sequence ATGTCACAAGCAGTATTAGATTTAATCAAAGATAACGACGTAAAGTTCGTTGATTTACGCTTTACTGATTCAAAAGGTAAAGAGCAACACGTTTCAATTCCTCATCATCAAGTTGATGAAGATTTTTTTGAAGACGGTAAAATGTTCGATGGTTCTTCAATTGAAGGCTGGAAAGGCATTAATGAATCTGACATGGTTATGATGCCAGATGCATCTACAGCCGTATTAGACCCATTTACCGAAGAAGCTACTTTAAACTTACGTTGTGATATCGTTGAACCGGCAACTATGCAAGGTTACAGCCGTGATCCACGTTCAGTTGCTAACCGCGCAGAAGAGTACATGCGCTCTACAGGTATTGCAGACACAGTATTAATTGGTCCAGAGCCAGAGTTCTTCGTTTTTGATGACGTTCGTTTCCACACTGACATGTCTGGTTCTTTTTACAAAATAGATGATAAAGAAGCTTCATGGAATTCAGGTACTGAATATGAAGAAGGTAACATGGGACATCGTCCTGGTGTTAAAGGTGGTTATTTCCCAACTTCTCCAGTTGATTCATCTCAAGATTTACGTTCAGCAATGTGTTTAGTAATGGAAGAAATGGGCTTAGTTGTTGAAGCACATCACCATGAAGTAGCAACGGCCGGTCAAAACGAAATCGCTTGTCGTTTTAACACTATGGTTAAAAAAGCTGATGAAGTACAAATATACAAATATGTTGTCCATAACGTTGCCCACGCATACGGTAAAACAGCTACTTTCATGCCTAAGCCACTTGTTGGTGACAATGGTACTGGTATGCACGTTCACCAATCTTTAGCTAAAGACGGTGTTAACTTGTTTTCTGGCGATCAATACGGCGGACTATCGCAAGATGCTCTTTACTACATCGGTGGTATTATCAAGCATGCTAAAGCACTTAACGCTTTTACTAACGCATCAACTAACTCGTACAAACGTCTTGTACCTGGTTTTGAAGCGCCAGTAATGCTTGCTTACTCTGCACGTAACCGTTCAGCGTCTATTCGTATTCCAATTGTGCCAAGCCCTAAAGCAATGCGTATCGAAGTTCGTTTCCCTGATCCTACAGCAAACCCATACTTAGCATTTACTGCTATGTTAATGGCTGGTCTTGACGGCATCAAAAACAAAATTCACCCTGGCGATGCTATGGATAAAGATTTATACGACCTTCCAGCTGAAGAAGCTTTAGCAATCCCACAAGTTTGTTCTTCTTTTGAAGAAGCACTTGATTCACTAGAAGCTGACAACGAGTTCTTAACAGCTGGTGGTGTAATGGATATCGATATGATCAATGCATACATTGCTCTTAAGCGTGAAGAAGTTGAATTATTGAACTCTACTACTCACCCAGTTGAATTTGATATGTACTACAGCGTTTAA
- a CDS encoding tetratricopeptide repeat protein: MKSLQKYLVFISIFICFSLQNSWAKSIEQADIYFQQQQYKLAIDEYLSLADAGNARAYYQLGAIYYNGFGIEKSEAQALIWFALAAEYDFENSAEIVNELLAGASAADQDKLLGIIAQFKKNYGKQGIQDKYFPQFNEANLSEKIIYSNGKQLDASYETTDEGFIESDDSSTTFEEELFDDEEGFTEQTFQSSKVLENFNNRPYLLVVDYDIAPDGSRRNFNPVQVIGNPNKGILDLSYSNSLKPTFKGKSVNFVHRSYLGVANYGPFEIRREMGFLYSRVTRYVRKLADSKVPKEQYQHAAALMYFTWLKQEEGQVEALLKSSSEGGYIPAQFEYGLLLYREQKNIKLAVELISKAALQGFTQAEYRLGRLILDSPWIIQDDKRALFWLELAAQKAHVGATLKTSEVKLLSKNKKLLDALGAIDLLAKLPETEAENPEYLYLQALAHNNMRPRKLSVAVTYIREAIELGNDRGWDVTLWQDTLKRWTSGGSVTIVEMATDD, from the coding sequence TTGAAATCTTTACAAAAATATTTAGTGTTTATATCAATATTTATCTGTTTTAGCTTGCAAAACTCTTGGGCAAAGAGCATTGAGCAGGCGGATATATATTTTCAGCAACAACAGTATAAATTAGCTATTGATGAATATTTATCACTTGCCGATGCAGGTAATGCTAGAGCCTATTATCAGCTTGGAGCTATTTATTATAATGGTTTTGGAATTGAAAAAAGCGAAGCCCAAGCGCTCATTTGGTTTGCCTTAGCTGCTGAATATGATTTTGAAAATTCCGCAGAGATTGTAAATGAATTACTTGCTGGTGCGTCAGCAGCAGACCAAGATAAACTTCTAGGTATCATAGCTCAATTTAAAAAGAACTATGGAAAACAAGGAATTCAAGATAAATACTTTCCTCAATTTAATGAAGCAAACCTTTCTGAAAAAATTATCTATTCAAATGGTAAACAGTTAGACGCTTCTTATGAAACGACTGATGAAGGCTTTATTGAAAGCGATGACAGTTCGACAACATTTGAAGAAGAATTATTTGATGATGAGGAAGGTTTTACAGAGCAAACTTTTCAGTCGTCAAAGGTCTTAGAAAACTTTAACAATAGACCTTATTTGCTGGTCGTTGACTACGATATTGCTCCTGATGGATCTCGCAGAAACTTTAATCCGGTACAGGTCATTGGCAACCCTAATAAAGGTATATTAGATCTTTCTTATAGCAACTCCTTAAAGCCAACGTTTAAAGGGAAAAGTGTGAATTTTGTGCATCGTTCCTATTTAGGTGTTGCTAATTACGGTCCATTTGAGATTCGTCGAGAAATGGGGTTTTTATATTCTCGCGTAACACGGTATGTGCGCAAACTAGCTGATAGTAAAGTTCCTAAGGAACAATATCAACATGCGGCCGCATTAATGTATTTTACTTGGTTAAAACAAGAAGAAGGGCAAGTGGAAGCATTGTTAAAAAGTTCATCAGAAGGTGGTTATATCCCGGCACAATTTGAATACGGTTTACTACTTTATAGAGAGCAAAAAAATATAAAATTAGCTGTCGAGTTGATCTCAAAAGCCGCGCTACAAGGCTTTACCCAGGCTGAATACCGACTAGGAAGGTTAATCTTAGATAGTCCTTGGATTATTCAAGACGATAAGAGGGCGTTATTTTGGTTAGAGTTAGCCGCTCAAAAAGCGCATGTAGGAGCTACTTTAAAAACCAGCGAAGTTAAGCTGTTATCTAAGAATAAAAAGCTACTTGATGCTTTAGGTGCAATTGATTTATTAGCTAAATTGCCCGAGACAGAAGCAGAAAACCCTGAATATCTTTATTTACAAGCATTGGCTCATAACAATATGAGACCACGAAAATTATCCGTAGCTGTTACTTATATACGCGAAGCAATAGAGCTTGGCAATGATCGAGGCTGGGATGTGACTCTTTGGCAAGATACTTTAAAAAGGTGGACGTCTGGAGGCTCTGTAACCATTGTTGAAATGGCAACAGATGACTAA
- the typA gene encoding translational GTPase TypA — protein MCTVDLLNLKANTVLDKLRNIAIIAHVDHGKTTLVDKLLDQSGTLDSRAGHDERVMDSNDIEKERGITILAKNTAINWGDYRVNIVDTPGHADFGGEVERVMSMVDSVLLIVDAQEGPMPQTRFVTKKAFAQGLKPIVVINKIDKPGSRPEWVMDQVFDLFDNLGATDDQLDFQVVYASAINGWASMDADEEGTDMTPLFQTIVDQVPAPDADTDGSFQMQISQLDYSSYLGVIGVGRITRGSVKPNQQVTVEGSNGKIHNGKVGKVFGYLGLDRNETDKAEAGDIIAITGLGELKISDTICCPNEVEALPPLSVDEPTINMTFQVNTSPFSGKEGKFVTSRNIKDRLDKELVHNVALRVEQLDDPDKFKVSGRGELHLGILIENMRREGFELAVSRPEVIMREVDGQMEEPYETVTIDVEEQHQGTIMERMGVRKAELTDMAPDGKGRIRMDFIMPSRGLIGFQTEFMTITSGSGLIYHTFLQYGPHKGGEIGQRLNGVMIANATGKALTNAIFNLQARGRMLIGHGVDIYEGQVIGIHSRDNDLTVNALKGKQLTNVRSSGTDEAQTLTPPIIMSLEQALEFIDNDELVEVTPDSIRIRKKSLKENERKREGRAAK, from the coding sequence ATGTGCACAGTAGATCTATTAAACCTAAAGGCTAATACAGTGTTAGACAAATTACGTAACATCGCAATTATTGCGCACGTTGACCATGGTAAAACTACCTTGGTTGATAAACTTCTTGATCAATCTGGAACGCTAGATTCTCGAGCTGGTCATGACGAACGAGTAATGGACTCAAACGATATTGAGAAAGAACGTGGTATCACTATCCTTGCTAAAAACACTGCAATCAACTGGGGCGACTACCGTGTAAACATCGTAGATACTCCTGGTCACGCCGATTTTGGTGGTGAAGTTGAGCGTGTTATGTCAATGGTTGACTCTGTACTTCTTATTGTTGACGCACAAGAAGGTCCTATGCCGCAAACTCGCTTTGTAACTAAAAAAGCGTTTGCTCAAGGTTTAAAGCCAATTGTTGTAATCAACAAAATTGACAAGCCAGGCTCTCGTCCAGAATGGGTTATGGATCAAGTTTTCGATTTATTCGACAACTTAGGTGCTACTGATGATCAATTAGACTTTCAGGTTGTTTACGCTTCAGCGATTAACGGTTGGGCATCTATGGATGCTGATGAAGAAGGCACAGATATGACGCCTTTATTCCAAACAATTGTTGACCAAGTACCAGCACCTGATGCAGATACTGATGGTTCTTTCCAAATGCAAATCTCGCAGCTTGATTACAGCTCATACTTAGGCGTAATTGGTGTTGGCCGCATTACTCGTGGTTCTGTTAAGCCTAATCAACAAGTTACTGTTGAAGGTTCTAACGGTAAAATTCATAACGGTAAAGTAGGTAAAGTATTTGGTTACTTAGGCCTTGACCGTAATGAAACAGATAAAGCTGAAGCTGGAGATATTATTGCAATTACCGGTTTAGGCGAATTAAAAATCTCTGACACAATTTGTTGTCCAAATGAAGTTGAAGCATTACCGCCATTGTCAGTAGACGAACCTACTATTAACATGACATTCCAGGTAAACACTTCTCCGTTTTCTGGTAAAGAAGGTAAATTCGTTACTTCACGTAACATTAAAGACCGTTTAGACAAAGAGTTAGTTCATAACGTTGCATTACGTGTTGAGCAACTTGACGATCCTGATAAATTTAAAGTTTCAGGTCGTGGTGAACTTCACTTAGGTATTTTAATTGAAAACATGCGTCGTGAAGGTTTTGAACTAGCCGTATCTCGCCCAGAAGTTATCATGCGCGAAGTTGATGGCCAAATGGAAGAACCATACGAAACCGTGACTATTGATGTTGAAGAGCAACATCAAGGTACCATTATGGAACGTATGGGTGTTCGTAAAGCCGAATTAACTGATATGGCCCCAGATGGAAAAGGCCGTATTCGTATGGACTTTATCATGCCATCACGTGGCTTAATTGGTTTCCAAACTGAGTTTATGACTATTACTTCTGGTTCTGGTTTAATATACCATACGTTCTTACAGTACGGTCCTCATAAAGGTGGCGAAATTGGTCAACGCTTAAACGGTGTTATGATCGCTAATGCTACTGGTAAAGCCCTTACTAACGCTATCTTTAACTTACAAGCACGTGGCCGTATGTTAATTGGTCACGGTGTTGATATTTATGAAGGCCAAGTAATTGGTATTCATTCACGTGATAACGATTTAACCGTAAATGCCCTTAAAGGTAAGCAGTTAACAAACGTTCGTTCATCAGGTACTGATGAAGCGCAAACCTTAACGCCGCCAATTATCATGTCTTTAGAGCAAGCGCTTGAATTCATCGATAACGACGAGTTAGTTGAAGTAACACCTGACAGCATCCGTATACGTAAAAAGTCTTTAAAAGAAAATGAACGTAAACGTGAAGGTCGTGCAGCTAAATAA
- a CDS encoding urate hydroxylase PuuD, with protein MDIMEIINFLARWGHLLFGMTWIGLLYYFNFIQGGYFKQATPEALSDAKKHLAPAALWWFRWGAMFTFLTGLVLLMGVTKMNVLNDYIVVGAVMGTLMFLNVWLIIWPNQKIALGMVEGDGPAAGAKALLASRTNTLFSGPMAFFMMAGPHFGGYGLGWGSTAMWVALAIVAALEVNAVAGKQGTMTTVRGVITSSLVLTAVLVAVLKLV; from the coding sequence ATGGACATCATGGAAATTATTAATTTCTTGGCTCGCTGGGGCCATTTACTATTCGGTATGACCTGGATAGGACTTTTATACTACTTTAACTTTATTCAAGGTGGCTATTTCAAACAAGCTACTCCTGAAGCATTAAGCGACGCGAAAAAACACTTAGCACCTGCTGCTTTGTGGTGGTTCCGTTGGGGCGCAATGTTCACTTTCCTAACCGGTTTAGTGTTACTAATGGGCGTTACCAAAATGAATGTATTAAATGATTACATCGTTGTTGGTGCTGTTATGGGTACATTAATGTTTTTAAACGTTTGGTTAATTATCTGGCCGAACCAAAAGATTGCTTTAGGCATGGTTGAAGGCGATGGCCCTGCTGCTGGTGCAAAAGCTCTTTTAGCATCTCGTACTAACACTTTATTCTCAGGTCCAATGGCATTCTTCATGATGGCTGGTCCACACTTTGGTGGTTACGGTTTAGGTTGGGGTTCTACAGCAATGTGGGTTGCCTTAGCTATTGTTGCTGCTTTAGAAGTAAATGCAGTTGCTGGTAAGCAAGGTACTATGACTACAGTTCGAGGTGTTA